A region of the Hydra vulgaris chromosome 12, alternate assembly HydraT2T_AEP genome:
ctactgaaattcattctcgtgttactcgtcattcaattaagtcttatcctttTATTGTGACTGAAATTGTAATAAAGTTGCAAAGACaaataaatttcgaaaaaaaaatcaaaaagaaaagagAAATGTTGTTAACAAAACCTCAGATTAGAGGGTGACACaagtttattaacaaaaattaaaaataaaaataattatagaatACCAAGACCTGCCGCTGTAGCCAACCATTGTCGCACTGTCATAGTGTTGCTTCTCTtactcttttctacaaatactataaagGGTGATGTTTTAAGGAGCTAGTGTCTCTTATGCCATCtgctaaaattcattcttttattacttatcaTTCAATTaggtctcatccttttactgtgactgtccCTAAGTGctacaaaaattcttatttgtgtGAGTAATCATTCAGCATCATTTTACTGTATATGTTCCTTCATggtctaaaaactttttttttctttaacaaaacataaatatacatataatgacTTACGCGTGCATGAATGCTGTACCAgagaacacagacatacatacaaTTCCAACAGAACATAGACATACATATAATGACTTACAGGTACATAAACAGAAACTTACATATATTGACTTACGGGTGCGTCAACACCGCTCCAAAggtccaacagaacacaaacatagaCATAATGACTAACTGGTACataaacacatacatacatatagtgACTTACGGGTGCGTCAACACCGCTCCAGAGGTCCAACAGAACACcaacatacacataatgactgacgggtacataaacacaaacatacatatagtgacTTACGGGTGCGTCAACACCGCTCCAGAggtccaacagaacacaaacatacgcATAATGACTGATGGGtacataaacacaaacatatatatattgacttaCGGGTGCGTCAACACCGCTCCAGAggtccaacagaacacaaacatacacataatgactaACCGGTACataaacacatacatacatatagtgACTTACGGGTGCGTCAACACCGCTCCAGAggtccaacagaacacaaacatacacaaaATGACTGACGGGtacataaacacaaacatacatatagtgacTTACGGGTGCGTCAACACCGCTCCAGAggtccaacagaacacaaacatacacataatgactaaccggtacataaacacaaacatacatatagtgacTTACGGATGCGTCAACACCGCTCCAGAggtccaacagaacacaaacatacacaaaATTACTGACGGGtacataaacacaaacatacatataatgaCTGACGGGtacataaacacaaacatacaaatAATTACTAATCAGTAGATCAACACCGCTGTAGAGGTGAACAGAAGACAGGTATTCATATTATGACTTGTAGATGCACctacaaaaatatacatataatgacTCACAAATACCTAAACACAAGGATAGATATATTAATGGTACATCAGCgcaaaaatagaaaacataACTTACCAGTATGTTGTCATGGCTGCAGAGGTCCAACAGAAatcaaatatacatataaagaatTGTGGGTGCGCAAACACTGCTCCAGATGACCAAACAGATTACAAACATAAAGAcattaaattgaataataataatagcaaatataaatgcaataaattgaAGTTGAATTGACATTGCgtcaaaaacaatattaacaacatttttgtttttttcgaaTTTCGCCCTCCACATAACCATCAGCCTTTCCCTCTATCACAACACATTTCATCCTCCACTCTTTGACTAACTCGATATTGTATTTATCCTCAAATCCGTCATATAGTATCTCAAACTCGCATTCATCATCAAATTCATTGTCATCTAAAACACTTACTACGAGCCCTGAATACCATACATCCTTTCCACCTTCATCTaccattttatgtttaattctTTTTCCTAAAAACTTTGGAACCCCTCCCTTTGATGTGCCTGCTcttattatttttctagtttCCATTAATAATCTAGTGTCACCCTCTAAtctgacctttttttttaatgttaacaacatTTCTTGTCTTTCATTATTCTGTCTGATGACTGaacattttattgtatttgCTCGTTGTTCTGGagcatcttttaaaaacttaaaaattgataGCAGGTTTGTTTTTAACGCCTCTATaccaaattttttgtaattttcaccTTTTACCTTTTCTCCTAACTGTAGCCACTTTTCTGGAAATTTTTGCTGTAGtactttttttcgaaatttaatTTGTCTTTGCAACTTCATTACAATTTCATTTTCAGTACCTAAGATTTGCTCAAAATCCTCTTTACACAAAATTAAACCACCATCCTTCCCAATTTCTGTTgtcaaaaactctttttcttcGCTTGCCTTTTGCTCCTTTATTTCCTTTTCTAAGTTGCGCTTGTCCATCTCATCGATTTTGTACTGcaatatatttgcttttttttctctgTACTTTCTGATATATCCTTTTCTATTTCGCCTTGCTAGTAAAACTAGCCTTGCCAATTCTTCCTGGGATTTCCCATATATCCAATCAGCtgttttgttattgttaaacATGATGACACCAGCTGCAGCTACTGTTGTCATGTTAGGTTTCATTTTTAACCTGCGGTCATAAGAAGCAAAGTCACGTTCAGACACAATGTTAGTACGCAGACAGTTTTGAGTTTCCTCAAGGACACCAACATCTGGATTGTGATATTTCCCTCCAGGCAATTGGTCTCTTAACTGACTCTGGATCATAACTGAACACGAACAACATATAACTTCAAGACATTCTTGTGTTAAGGCATCCAAAAGTGGGTCAttacagttaaaaaacaaacaatcaaACAATTCATCCTTAGTGAGATATTTGACATCAAAAAATGTAGAACCACTTAACATTATTGATGCATCAGAAgaacaacaaacaaaataattaaacatttgcGACCAAAcggtatttaaagaaaaaatatgaccTTCTTCTTCAATAATACGAAAAAGAGGTCCTGAtatcagtttattaaaaattcccAGAGCTCTGGTTGAAGCATGAAAAATTATGTTGTCAATATCATGCCTAATTGATTCATGAAGGAAATTTGAACCATcaagattaaaaacaaattctttaagATGATCTTTATGAAAATACGTTGCTCCACcaagtaaaaatataatgttaaaccGATGATGCAGAAATGaaaccataaaattttttgaaaactttttacgCAAAAATGCCCTCCATTCATCAGCTTTCCCGTTCCGTTGATCGCCATGTCTATAGCTTGTAAGTTTTGAAAGTTCATACAAAATATCAAAGGTACGTGAGTTTTGAGAATTTATAAAACCACCATGAACACTACCTTCCTGCTCAACCACTTTTTCCCATTCTATGATTGCTTTTTCTGCATATATTCCTAAATTATGGATAACATGTAAGCCACAAAAAACATGATgcatttgagaaatttttaatttttcatttaaaggaAGTAGTTCATAGTTTTCAACAACAAAAGGCAAAATTGCTTCTCTCCAATGtttaaattggctaaaaaaacttgaattaacTATGGTGCGATCTGTCATCAAagatttgaatgaaaaaataagcTTCCGAAGATCATCCTCATAGTTTTCTTTTTCAGGAGAAAATATCTGAGACATATCAGTGAGTAAATTTTTTAGCTCTCCAAAATAAGATTGTGCCTCGCCTGAAAACATATCTTCTATCCCAAACGTGTAGCTTCCAGATGACGTTGTGACTTGAAAACTACCAATCTCTCTAAAATTATACTTTGTGCCATCTGTATGAAGAACATTGTGTGTACTATCCAATATAGCCTCTCTAACCTGTGCTTTTGATAAAAGGTtcatttcactaaaaaattcagcagccaaagatttttttggaaGTGTGCCACATGAAATTCCAGCCATTTTTTGTAGTACAGTTCTGATAACTGATTCAACATTGTTaacagaaacatttttacttaaaaggTCATAATATACAGAGCGAATTTCATCATTATATCTACCTCcttcaaaaacatcaattacatttttttcaaaaaagttaactCTTTCCTTCAGCTCTTCTGAaagattttcaaagtaatttaaacTCTCCTTTAAGATTGAGTCATTCGCTTCATCAGATGTTTTCAAAACagtgttttcaatttttttcttaaaataccATGCCTTTTGTCTATCTGATTGTGAACGTTTTCTAGccaaatcaatttctttttctaatctaaaatttttttgcaacaattgGTTAATCCTTCAATCCTTTCTAACTTCTCTTTTGTTGACATTTCTGACATTATATTTTGACAAGATTGcttgatattttcttttatattcattacatcttttattaatttgtctgttttgtaatttaagataattaattctctgtttgtatttttttatttgataggcCAAATCACCTGATAATATAGGTAGTTTTTTATCTGAATTGGAAACTGGCAGATTCACTTCATTAACTTGCGCTTCAAGAAGAAAATTTTCAGAATCATTTCCTAAAGGGGTGTATACAATAGAGTTTGGGGTAACAgaacacaaaaaattatcattagCAATTTGCAAGTTCAAATCAGAAGATACAGAAACAGTAATTTGATTTGGAACAATATCACTATTGTGGATAGAAGTTGGGGTAGAACAAGCATTAGAAGGTGACAAACCAACAACATCCGGAAAAGCACCAATAAAAGATAAAGCAGAgcttaaaaaatactttcttaaatcaaaatttttggcACGATTTACTTTTGCAATAAAATCTTTTGACTTTTGAAGGCACTTGATCAGCATAACTCTAGATATAGGGTATTTAAACAAGGATGTAAAAAATACTGAAAGATTTGGCCATGTCaagttaaatttatctttttctttacaaatttgtaaaaaatggcGATTGGTTAAAACCAAATCTGGATTTTTGAGGGATACAATGCCTCCATTAATATTAAGATAATCCATAACAGTGTcagatactaaaattaaaattaaacttaatttaagtgACATAATGAAAAATAAGGGGTGGATTATTTTGGTTctaataaattgaattaataaaatgaaaaaaatttgtgctaCAGTAttcctaatttaaaattttgacttacttTCTTGACTTATAGATGGAGCAACCATTTTGGTGAGACTATTGTTAATGTcaacacctaaaaaaaaaggaattaaaataattattacaagaGTTCATAGTATTTAATCAACAAACAAATAGaggcaaataaatataaaaagatataataaatttcttacaCAACTCCATTTTCATAAGCTTTTGTTGAATACTATTTTcaggtttttgttttgaaaaaaacagtttaaataagaGCAACCTGtagttaaaatagtaaaaatcaagattttaaCTTTCTTGAAGAATGCAGACCTTTTACCTGGGAAAAAGGAAAAGATgtattttcatttgattaaaattttaagaattatactttcactttcaatttaattttcataatcTAACCAAAACAAACGCAAAAATCAAAACAGATAACGTCATTAAATACGCGaacaaaagcatatatatatacacataatttatatatgcaAATCCTAAGTACCAATTCTTTAGGTAAACTTAAgtaaatacttgttttaaatagAGGAAAGGCTAAACTTGCAATTTCCACCTGGACGTTtttcaaaaacacttttttttttatataaatcaaccttgaagtttttaaacgctgagaactaaaattttttgtataaatgttaaaaaacgtcCAGATTCCATTAGATTCCCCgtccttttcttaataaatatggaaagtttcataaaaattagATGTGTTTAAGATCTTAGGAATCCTTACCTTCAAAAgcttcgttttaaaaaaacgttcccgcggcaagtttttttatgaaaagtggTCTCAAGATATGGGTAATATATAAATGAAGCCATACAAAGCTTAATACTTTCTATATACGGTTGCAAAGAAATTGAGTAACACTAACTGATGCAAAAAACCTCAAGGCGCTAGCTTAACCATACAAAAAGATATAACAGAgcaaagtttatgaaaattacgtgttttttgtcaaacgtcaaatgttttttgttaagccGTGGAATCGCTAGTTTAGAAAAAGGTAAACTAAGACAGCTAGCTGTTATGTTGGAAAAGACAGTTAGTGGTTCTGTAGGACGTTTTTTTccaagataaaatataaaagatttgcaATCTACAGGCTAATGAAGTAGGCACACTACtgtgtatttatttacaatCAGATTTTTTCTTGGGATAGCTTTTATCCACTTTTCTTTTTCGTTAACATCACTAGGAAATCGATAAGCGGACACCTTTTTAGTTGATGACGCATAACCACTATCACAGCATGGAACACAACATTTTTGAGgcataatttataactttttgttagATAAATATGTTGCACTTTACAAAAAGATTAACCTTAAACTGCCATTTTTTCGTTGCAAATTAAATAACGCTACACAGTCGCTAAAAATTTGTGATTAGACCAATCGCATTTGATTATAACCATcgcaaatcaaaaatatttcaatccaTCTAAATCTATACCTAGAGAATCGGCCTCCagtcaaaagatattttatcGCGATTTAATAGTTATCGATTATTTGTAGCAAGAAGTTATCAATAAGTGTTTACTAATTAGCAAGTTTCATACGACGCGGTTTAACTAAGCGAATATTGCCTGTAGGGACAAAATTCTAGCAAATCAGATAATGTTTCTAGATTCATCGATATTCAGTTTTTTTCTCGATTAAACTACTAAAAATAGCGTAGTACTTGATACAATCgagtcaaaaatatatataaaaatcaaaacaaatatattttttttaatatgctaataaaataagttagcgatatgtaattatttattttaataaaaagatattaaacattattagatatcaaattatattgattGTATCACTTAAAAGAAATGGTAAACTGGTTTTGTGGCGCAGCATtatgttttaacaactttagaACCAAAACTACTAACAGAGAACGTATAAAGTTTTACTAGCTTCCCAAAGATGTTTCTATTCAGAAAGAATATATCCGAGTTTTAAATACAAAGGGAATGAATTTCGGAAATGGGCATATTTGTTGTGAACATTTTTCATCTGGAATAAGAGAGTTATGCACTGATATTCCAGACATAGCTGCACCACCAAGCCAAATTGCTATAATGGAACGAAAATACGCAAATGCTCTGgccaaattaattaaattaagaaaaacgACTGAAgctgataaaaaaacatttgaaaggGTTAAAACGTAAGCTTAGTATGATGATATCCTTGTCTAAATCTTGTCCTATTCGTAAAAAACCAACAAACCGACCTTCTTATGTTACAAAATCTCCTTTATCATTACTTAAACCAACAAAACAACAGttattttccaaattaaaaaaagaagcagaTGCTAACAAAATTCCtctagaaaaaacaaacaatgcaaacaattatttaaaacagcttaaaaaagaaaaaaaaataaacaaagtaaagaatgatatgttacataaaaaatgtttaattttatctgtaagaaatcaaatttaaaaaaaagaactagaCAAATTTGAAAAAGGAATGTTTAAATATTCCAAACTTAAAGACAAACCAAagcagtttaaatatttatgtggTTTAACTGTCCTGCAATTTCAACTCCTTTATAATTGTGTAGCACCATACTGCCACTTAATTGAATATCCGGATTGCAAAGGTATAGGAACCAGATTCCTTGAAAAGAAAACCGAATTGTTTTCAGTTTTAACATTGTGCAGACATGCACTTTATCTTGGTGTTATTGGATTTATGGCTCGCGTTTCTAAAAGCACCATGTATCGTGTTTTCACTGGATGGGTTGTATTTCTAGACACAATATTTTCagagataaatttaaaagtcaaaaGCACTTATATTTCCCTGATGATgtcttctgtttttaaaaaaactggccATGGTGAAACCGATATTGTTgagtttcaaaatttaagtttcaaaaaccAACCAATTATGATCTTAacactttaatgttttcaattgtatAAAAACTCTCCACATGGGTCACGATTGCTTTTTGGAAACATACAGTGTCTCAAAAAATTATCCGaccaaacacttttttaaatatttttcctaaaaaaagtgCAGTATTTTCGtaaatttagacttttttgGTAAACtcaagattaataaaaataaaagaacatgtttttaaatagattttctttatttcaatgTAAAATATGAATCACAAAGTTTTCAGTctttaaataaatgaactttggtcgtttttttattgtcaaaaaaatattcgaCCAAACGCATTATTTGttccataataaattattatataacaaaacaattattttaatactttgttgGGCCTCCCTTTGCTTGGATTACAGCTTCTAGACGTCTAGGCATTGATTCGACTAAAGATTTTGTTTCTTCTGATTGAATCTTTTCCCAGGCTTCTTAAATTGCCACTTTGAGGTTTTCTTTTTTGGAAAATGACCGATCTCCAATTTTTCGGTCTACAATTTCCCACAAATGTTCAATGGGATTAAGGTCCGGTGATTGTGGAGGCCATTCCAAGACCTCAACATTATTTTCAGCAAACCACTCCTTTGTTTTAGTGGCACAATGCTTGGGATCGTTATCTTGCTGAAATGTAAAATCAGATCCTAGCCGAAGTTTTCGAGCAGATGACTTCAGATTTTGCTTTAATATGAGTTTTGATAGAAACTTAATTATACAAGTCAAGAAAAATCGCTTCATTTCTGCTCGAAAACTGGCTGAGCAAGCTGAAGAGAATTATGGAATCAAATTATCCCATCAGACAATCAGAAATCGTATCCGAGACCAGGGATTTCAAGGACGACTTGTGCGTAATAAACCATATTTGAGTAAGAAACACATGAAAAGAAGATTGTAGTTTGCTAAGAAGTTCAAAAACATGCCGTTAAGTTTCTGGAAAAAGATCCTGTGGATCGACGAATCGAAATTCAACTTAAAGTCATCTGATGGAGCCCAAAAAGTTTGGAGAAAAGCCGGAGAAGCCTACAAATTAAGCTGCGTGAGAGGAACTGTCAAGTATGGTGGCGGTAACGTGATGGTATGGGGTTCAATGGCTTGGAAGGGTGTTGGAAAACTCCAATTTATTGATACTATAACGGATCAGGTGCAATACAGAAACATATTAAAGCAAAATCTGAAGTCATCTGCTCGAAAACTTCGGCTAGGATCTGATTTTACATTTCAGCAAGATAACGATCCCAAGCATTGTGCCACTAAAACAAAGGAGTGGTTTGCTGAAAATAATGTTGAGGTCTTGGAATGGCCTGCACAATCACCGGACCTTAATCCCATTGAACATTTGTGGGAAATTGTAGACCGAAAAATTGGAGATCGGTCATTTTCCAAAAAAGAAAACCTCAAAGTGGCAATTTAAGAAGCCTGGGAAAAGATTCAATCAGAAGAAACAAAATCTTTAGTCGAATCAATGCCTAGACGTCTAGAAGCTGTAATCCAAGCAAAGGGAGGCCcaacaaagtattaaaataattgttttgttatataataatttattatggaaCAAATAATGCGTTTGGtcgaatatttttttgacaataaaaaaacgaccaaagttcatttatttaaagACTGAAAACTTTGTGATTCATATTTTAcattgaaataaagaaaatctatttaaaaacatgttcttttatttttattaatcttgaGTTTACcaaaaaagtctaaatttaCGAAAATACTGcactttttttaggaaaaatatttaaaaaagtgtttggtCGGATAATTTTTTGAGACACTGTATACCCTGGTTCGATCACAGATAATGAATTAACAGAACAATCTCATATTTTAGAACTAGTTGAGAAAGAACACGAAGTAATGGCAGATAGAGGGTTTTCAATTCAAGATTTATGCGCTTCAAAAGGAATATATCTGAATCAACCATCTCAAAAATCAAGCCATCAGTTTCCACAAGCTGATGTAGCTGATAATTTTAATATAGCTTCTACCCGTATTCATGTAGAGAGATTCATAGGATGCGTACGTGATTGGTCAATTCTTAATCTTCATTTCAGGAGAACATTTTGACATCTTTGCAAAGTGCTGAAGTGcaataaattcatatttatgaccacactcaaaattttttatgttttgtgtgttataaatatcattttcattta
Encoded here:
- the LOC136087735 gene encoding uncharacterized protein LOC136087735; protein product: MAGISCGTLPKKSLAAEFFSEMNLLSKAQVREAILDSTHNVLHTDGTKYNFREIGSFQVTTSSGSYTFGIEDMFSGEAQSYFGELKNLLTDMSQIFSPEKENYEDDLRKLIFSFKSLMTDRTIVNSSFFSQFKHWREAILPFVVENYELLPLNEKLKISQMHHVFCGLHVIHNLGIYAEKAIIEWEKVVEQEGSVHGGFINSQNSRTFDILYELSKLTSYRHGDQRNGKADEWRAFLRKKFSKNFMVSFLHHRFNIIFLLGGATYFHKDHLKEFVFNLDGSNFLHESIRHDIDNIIFHASTRALGIFNKLISGPLFRIIEEEGHIFSLNTVWSQMFNYFVCCSSDASIMLSGSTFFDVKYLTKDELFDCLFFNCNDPLLDALTQECLEVICCSCSVMIQSQLRDQLPGGKYHNPDVGVLEETQNCLRTNIVSERDFASYDRRLKMKPNMTTVAAAGVIMFNNNKTADWIYGKSQEELARLVLLARRNRKGYIRKYREKKANILQYKIDEMDKRNLEKEIKEQKASEEKEFLTTEIGKDGGLILCKEDFEQILGTENEIVMKLQRQIKFRKKVLQQKFPEKWLQLGEKVKGENYKKFGIEALKTNLLSIFKFLKDAPEQRANTIKCSVIRQNNERQEMLLTLKKKVRLEGDTRLLMETRKIIRAGTSKGGVPKFLGKRIKHKMVDEGGKDVWYSGLVVSVLDDNEFDDECEFEILYDGFEDKYNIELVKEWRMKCVVIEGKADGYVEGEIRKKQKCC